The sequence below is a genomic window from Maylandia zebra isolate NMK-2024a linkage group LG18, Mzebra_GT3a, whole genome shotgun sequence.
AGTGGCCAGGCTTACGTGGCCCTGTCTCGGGCTCGGAGCCTCGAGGGTCTAAGGGTCATGGACTTTGACCCCCGCGTGGTCCGGGCAGACCCAGAAGTCCTCCTCTTCTACAGAAAACTGAGGAAGGAAAGGTTGCTCATGCAGGTGAGGGCAAATATTACCTCAGCCTGTAGAAAATGTTTATTCGTAtctcacattttcattttttttttcagtttctcatTTTTATATAGTTCAATGTTAAGTTTATGTTAAGCAGAACAAAATGAGACCAAATCTCTCAGGTAATATTTTGGAAAGCTCCTTTTTCCCTAGAGTTGGTGAGATGGATCAAACTACACTGGAGTGCTGTGGATGAAAAACTTCATTCACCAGCTGTACTTATGATCTTCTTTGTCCTCATTTTTCTCTGCAGGCCTCCATGGATGATTTTGTTagcaacaataaagaaaatgcaTGGTGAGGCTGGCTCTAAATCCACTCTAATGATATGCACTATGTGCATGAGCTATTGAGCTATTTCACCATTTAACCTTATTTTCTTGAGACTTCAATCTCTACTTGGAGTCACACTGCCACCATCTGCTCATcactatactttttttttttttttttcaggttattttttttaattatttttttacatgtattcaaataaaattttaGCCAAATTATTTGTGTGAAGTTTTTTTATCAGTCCTTAATatttaagggaggaaaaacACTCAAACAATGACGCTCCTTGGCTTTAGAGGTCTCGGGGAGAAAATAAAATCTATAGCTGCCTTTAGTCACCGAGTGGCAGCATCCACTCCTAACATTCTCCCACCCGTTTGGGATGATGTAAGGGAATTAACCGTGTCTGTGGGGAGAGAAAAAATGCTCTGATCTAATTAACTTTACCTCAACTGCTTTTCAAAAATTGCAAACGTGGGACAAGTGTTCCAGTGCATGCGCCATTAAATAGAAATGCCAGAGACCAATTTTGTGTCATCGTAAACATCAGTGAGACCATTTAGCGTTAGTGGCTGGATAAAACTAATTAAACCATCAGTCATGGAGTCCTCCCGAGAACGCGGATGCTCTGAAAAGAAGCAGCTCAGACTAAGTGGAATCCAAAGACAACCTTTATTTTctggtcagcagagtgaagtcATGACCAAACCTGAGCCGGTTTCCATTACTGTAGCAGCATATTTGCTCCAACATTCCACCTCATCACATTTTCATTACAGCCAATCCCTTCTTGACACAAATTTTTAAAGTGTATGCTCCAATATGTTATTAGTGACTCTTGATGTCGATACTGCTATCAGCTATATTAGTATGCACTGCATACAAACAGGTGTCAGGAACGTAGTCAAAGGGAATTCAGGAGAACAACAACAGGCTTCATTTGTAGATTATTTTACATTATCAGAAATTATATCGGGTCTACTGGACGGGTTGTCATTTCACATTGTGGAACAGCTTGTGTGCGACCTGTAGAGACAGAAAGTGGCACAATGAGCATCTTCACTAGGAGAATAATCTTTCCTTTGTCTAGCGCACACTTACACAATGGTCCCGCGCATGCAGGAAGTCAAAGAGTTCTTCTGTACACTCCTCATCAGTGTTGGACCTTGAACTGACCCGGGTTTCACAGAGCTCCAGACGCTCCTTGTAGTGCACACAGTGTTCAGTCTCCTCACACTTGGCTCTTATCGCTTCTAGAGGATCCTAAAAAGAAAGGAAGCCATGCTAATCATCAGGAAAATGATGGCAAAAACTCTGGTAGGAAAACAACAACTCTCAAACcatgaaggtgattttataATGAAGTTAGAGGTTTAATAAGCCAGGCTTTCTGTGTGCTCAAAATGGGGCgttttattcaattcaattttatttatatagcgccaaatcacaacaa
It includes:
- the LOC101473310 gene encoding cytochrome b-c1 complex subunit 6, mitochondrial, which codes for MVFEKKMLTHGDPDDEEEDAPAEEEEEEEEEEELVDPLEAIRAKCEETEHCVHYKERLELCETRVSSRSNTDEECTEELFDFLHARDHCVAHKLFHNVK